The Corynebacterium poyangense genome includes a window with the following:
- a CDS encoding RNA polymerase sigma factor encodes MSTGERAYVAATESSEQGLAHDEGDAAVSSAKSVAKKTTAKKTARKAARKTTARKPRATKASTQPVDGESAAVVEADAGSAEAKSTKKAAKKTAKKTAKKATKKTARKSTAKKQSAKKSTAKKTAKKSTASAKSEGSVKSARPKKVSTPELEPHELDEELIDDFHEEDDDLLVGGLDNDDDLDAVSDVDDLDDHPDDEDEEDYTPALGEDEDSEGEDDEDDDGSSVWDEDESAALRQARKDAELTASADSVRAYLKQIGKVALLNAEQEVSLAKRIEAGLYANYRMEEMEKALQTGDKNAKLTPMVKRDLRAIARDGRKAKNHLLEANLRLVVSLAKRYTGRGMAFLDLIQEGNLGLIRAVEKFDYTKGYKFSTYATWWIRQAITRAMADQARTIRIPVHMVEVINKLGRIQRELLQDLGREPTPLELAKEMDITEEKVLEIQQYAREPISLDQTIGDEGDSQLGDFIEDSEAVIAVDAVSFTLLQDQLQDVLRTLSEREAGVVRLRFGLTDGMPRTLDEIGQVYGVTRERIRQIESKTMSKLRHPSRSQVLRDYLD; translated from the coding sequence ATGAGTACAGGCGAAAGGGCGTACGTGGCAGCCACTGAATCTTCCGAACAGGGTCTCGCTCACGACGAGGGCGACGCTGCTGTGTCTTCAGCAAAGTCCGTAGCGAAGAAGACTACTGCCAAGAAAACAGCGCGTAAAGCGGCTCGGAAAACAACGGCACGCAAGCCGCGAGCTACTAAGGCATCGACGCAACCGGTTGACGGCGAATCAGCAGCGGTAGTCGAAGCTGACGCGGGTAGCGCAGAGGCGAAGTCGACGAAGAAAGCGGCGAAAAAAACCGCTAAGAAGACTGCGAAGAAGGCGACGAAGAAGACAGCCCGAAAGTCTACGGCTAAGAAACAGAGTGCGAAGAAATCGACGGCGAAAAAGACCGCGAAGAAGTCTACTGCTAGCGCGAAGAGCGAAGGTAGCGTTAAGTCTGCACGGCCAAAGAAAGTAAGCACTCCTGAGTTGGAGCCTCATGAGTTAGATGAGGAACTCATTGATGATTTTCACGAGGAGGACGATGACCTCCTCGTGGGCGGGTTGGACAATGACGATGATCTCGATGCGGTATCAGACGTCGATGATCTAGACGATCACCCCGATGATGAGGATGAGGAAGATTACACTCCCGCCCTGGGTGAAGACGAAGATTCCGAGGGCGAGGATGACGAAGACGATGATGGATCCTCAGTATGGGATGAGGATGAGTCTGCCGCATTGCGTCAAGCTCGCAAAGATGCTGAACTCACTGCCTCAGCTGACTCGGTCCGCGCTTACCTCAAACAAATCGGTAAAGTTGCGCTTTTGAATGCCGAGCAAGAAGTCTCTTTGGCAAAGCGTATTGAGGCGGGACTTTATGCTAATTACCGGATGGAAGAGATGGAGAAAGCTCTTCAAACCGGAGATAAGAACGCTAAACTCACCCCGATGGTGAAACGAGACCTCCGGGCGATTGCTCGAGACGGTAGAAAAGCTAAGAACCACCTCTTGGAAGCCAACTTAAGGTTGGTGGTCTCTTTAGCTAAGCGCTACACCGGGCGAGGAATGGCATTTTTGGATCTCATCCAAGAAGGTAACCTCGGTCTCATCCGCGCTGTGGAAAAGTTTGACTACACCAAGGGCTATAAGTTCTCCACCTATGCCACGTGGTGGATCCGCCAGGCGATTACCCGTGCCATGGCTGACCAAGCTCGCACCATCCGCATTCCGGTACACATGGTTGAGGTCATCAATAAGCTCGGTCGGATCCAGCGTGAATTGCTCCAAGATCTAGGCCGTGAGCCCACTCCGCTGGAGCTTGCTAAAGAGATGGACATCACTGAGGAAAAGGTACTCGAGATTCAGCAGTACGCTCGGGAGCCGATTTCTCTCGATCAAACCATTGGTGATGAAGGTGACTCTCAACTCGGTGACTTTATTGAAGATTCCGAAGCAGTCATCGCCGTTGACGCGGTTAGCTTCACTCTGCTCCAAGATCAACTGCAAGATGTCTTGCGCACGCTATCTGAGCGCGAAGCTGGTGTGGTGCGACTTCGCTTCGGGTTAACCGATGGGATGCCTCGCACACTCGATGAGATTGGGCAGGTCTACGGGGTAACTCGGGAACGGATTCGACAAATCGAATCCAAAACGATGTCTAAGCTACGTCACCCATCACGCTCTCAAGTTCTCCGGGATTACTTGGACTAA
- the ppgK gene encoding polyphosphate--glucose phosphotransferase — protein MSNISFGIDVGGSGIKGAKVDLANGEFIGDRIKILTPQPATPDAVAETVAEVLRQAEWDGPVGITLPSVIRNHTARSAANIDPSWIGTDVTELFHRHLGDRKVSVLNDADAAGLAEAAYGTPEARSGSVIFLTFGTGIGSAFLMDGNLFPNSEIGHLEVAGKEAEHRASSAVKEREGLSWKKWAKQVSKVLQTYEKLFSPSLFIVGGGISRKHEKWVPLLSCDTPVIAAELKNRAGIVGAAMAAHEDIQP, from the coding sequence ATGAGCAATATTAGCTTCGGTATTGACGTCGGTGGCTCGGGGATCAAGGGAGCCAAAGTTGACTTAGCCAACGGTGAATTTATTGGGGACCGTATTAAAATCCTCACTCCCCAACCGGCCACTCCCGACGCAGTAGCCGAAACCGTCGCTGAGGTGTTGCGCCAGGCAGAGTGGGATGGCCCAGTAGGAATCACTCTTCCTTCCGTTATTCGAAACCACACTGCCCGCAGCGCCGCAAATATTGACCCCAGCTGGATTGGCACCGATGTGACGGAACTTTTCCATCGCCATCTTGGGGATCGAAAGGTCAGTGTCTTAAATGATGCCGACGCAGCAGGGCTCGCGGAAGCTGCCTACGGCACCCCGGAAGCGCGGAGCGGCTCCGTGATCTTCCTTACTTTTGGGACGGGAATCGGTTCCGCATTCCTGATGGACGGCAATCTATTTCCTAATAGCGAAATCGGCCATCTGGAAGTAGCTGGAAAAGAGGCGGAGCATCGCGCTTCTTCAGCGGTGAAGGAACGTGAGGGTCTGTCCTGGAAAAAGTGGGCTAAGCAGGTATCTAAGGTTCTGCAGACCTATGAAAAGCTGTTTTCACCCTCGCTGTTTATTGTTGGTGGAGGGATCTCACGAAAGCATGAAAAATGGGTTCCGCTTTTAAGTTGTGACACCCCGGTGATTGCCGCTGAGTTGAAGAACCGAGCGGGCATAGTAGGGGCCGCGATGGCCGCCCATGAAGATATTCAGCCCTAA